One Phaseolus vulgaris cultivar G19833 chromosome 11, P. vulgaris v2.0, whole genome shotgun sequence genomic window carries:
- the LOC137806548 gene encoding uncharacterized protein produces the protein MEIPFSLVYGSDAMIPVEIHESSPRFLGFVAEESNEERRVNLDLINEAREEAKIKVEVVKRRVERQYSSKVKLRQFQVDDLVMRKAHPYELENKLSPKWTGPFRVTKAKGNGSYKLETLEGGPIPRSWNAANLKFYFS, from the coding sequence ATGGAGATTCCTTTCAGCCTAGTGTATGGATCggatgccatgatcccagtggagatccacgagagctcgcctcgtttcctaggtttcgtggcagaagagtccaacgaagaaaggagggtgaacctggacctgatAAATGAAGCTAGAGAAGAGGCGAAAATTAAGGTTGAGgttgtgaagagaagagtggagcgtcagtacagctctaaggtgaagctgcgacagtttcaggttgatgacctggtcatgaggaaggctcacccttacgagttagaaaacaagttgtctcccaagtggactggaccgttcagagtaaCCAAAGCCAAAGGGAATGGTTCGTATAAGTTAGAGACTCTAGAAGGGGGCCCTATCCCACGTAGTTGGAATGCggcaaatttaaagttttatttcagttga
- the LOC137806559 gene encoding uncharacterized protein: MLLVDGSSNQQGSGTGIILEGPNGVLIEQALRFSFKASNNQAEYEALIAGMLLAKEMGAQSLLAKSDSQLVTGQVTGEYQAKDPQMAAYLRYVEVLKRAFAAFELVHVPREQNAKADLLAKLASSSKGGRQRTVIQETLKTR, translated from the coding sequence ATGCTCTTAGTGGATggatcttccaaccagcaagggagtggcaCTGGAATAATTTTGGAGGGGCCTAATggagtgctgatcgagcaagctTTACGCTTCTCCTTCAAAGCgagcaacaaccaggcggagtacgaggcgttGATTGCTGGGATGCTgttggctaaagaaatgggtgctCAGAGCCTCCTGGCAAAAAGTGACTCACAattggtcacagggcaagtaacaggggagtatcaggcaaaggacccacagatggccgCCTACTTGAGGTACGTCGAGGTGCTGAAGAGAGCCTTTGCtgcgtttgagctggtgcatgtccctagggagcagaatgccaaagctgacctgcttgccaagctggccagctcaagcaaggggggaaggcagaggactgtaATCCAAGAGACCCTCAAAACGCGGTGA